AGCCGAAGTATCGGTAGCGGTAGCGCGACGGGTAATAGCCCCGGTACGGCCAGCCGTACGCGCCCCAGTACGGCGACATCGACCAGTACGGATCGATCACCTGCAACTGCCGGGTGGGCCGGTCGGTGGTCGAGAACGACATGTCGACGCGCAGCTTAGCGGCGCCCGGCGTGCCGGCGCGGTTGAAGCCCAGCCGGTCCAGCTGGGCCGCCACCAGTTCCTGGTAGCTGCGGTATTCGAGCGTGTCCTCGGCCGGCGCCGGCGTGCCGAAGACATAGGATTTCTCCTGCAGTTGCGCGGGCCACTGGTGGAACACGGTGACATCGCTGCGGATCGTCGACGCGCACCCGGTCAGCAGCAGCGCGCCCGCCGCGGCAAGGATGGCCAAGCATTTCATGATCTTCCCCCGTACTTCGTTGTCATGCTCACGTTGTGATGCTCAAGATAAATGGTTCTTTACGGATTTCAGTGTAAATCCACGTCCGTGCCACCGTTCGATTATTACAGAATGTTACGGCCGCCGGGAAAGCTGAAAAGAATCGGACGTCGCCCGCCCCCGCTGTTGGTAAAATAACCTTTTGTCCACCCTCCCGGCGTATCCCATGAGAACCGACAGCCCGCAGACGATCTACCGTAAAGACTACACCCCGCCCAGCTACCTGG
This is a stretch of genomic DNA from Pseudoduganella chitinolytica. It encodes these proteins:
- a CDS encoding DUF4136 domain-containing protein, yielding MKCLAILAAAGALLLTGCASTIRSDVTVFHQWPAQLQEKSYVFGTPAPAEDTLEYRSYQELVAAQLDRLGFNRAGTPGAAKLRVDMSFSTTDRPTRQLQVIDPYWSMSPYWGAYGWPYRGYYPSRYRYRYFGFRPYYDPWMFGPTEYREIIVHNYERKLNVQIADMAGSKLYDVTVQNTSRRQSTPQVMPLLVQSAFKEFPGESGKAKRVELELQQ